One Haladaptatus sp. R4 DNA window includes the following coding sequences:
- a CDS encoding Hsp20/alpha crystallin family protein produces MSALRDALRELPDAVFADLLESDGEYLLVLDMPGVTEETIDIDVTNGRLQIEARREKDVPIEFDYLSEERPLFLDAELPLPPDATGSGAEATVSRGVLEITLPKRTSAPEESVPVTSR; encoded by the coding sequence ATGTCAGCGCTGCGCGATGCGTTGCGAGAACTCCCGGATGCCGTGTTCGCAGACCTACTGGAGAGCGACGGGGAGTACCTCCTCGTCCTCGACATGCCCGGCGTCACCGAGGAAACTATCGACATCGACGTGACGAATGGCCGCCTCCAGATCGAAGCGCGGCGCGAGAAGGACGTTCCCATCGAGTTCGACTACCTGAGCGAAGAACGTCCGCTCTTCCTCGATGCCGAACTTCCGCTTCCGCCGGATGCGACCGGTTCGGGTGCGGAAGCGACGGTTTCCCGCGGTGTACTCGAAATCACGCTCCCGAAACGGACGTCGGCTCCGGAGGAGTCGGTGCCGGTTACGAGCCGCTAA
- a CDS encoding ABC transporter ATP-binding protein: MTDHLVRVEELQKYYFEQDTLTDRLLGREPKSVKAVDGISFAIEEGETLGLVGESGCGKSTTGETLLGLRDATDGRVVFDGQNVYQMDDLTEFRKRAQVVFQDPFSSLDPRMTAGEIIREPLDVHGVDSRAERRERAQELMERVGLSAGQIDRYPHEFSGGQRQRIGIARSLALEPEFIVLDEPVSALDVSVQAQVLNLLQDLQNELGLTYLFIAHDLSVVRHISDRVAVMYLGEIVELGPVDEIFNDPQHPYTKALLESVPRADTSEQERDIHTLSGDVPSPRNPPSGCHFRTRCPNVIPPEDVRISQSAYREVMDYRERLESGDLTRHGVRELVAGANENPEEIGDEALIAELWDELFDHELDGDNRETVAESFERFVSGDREGAVAVMRDRFASVCERQNPVLQNREHPAACHLYDQPEPPKTESESEPGIESSAD, translated from the coding sequence ATGACTGACCACCTCGTCCGCGTCGAGGAACTGCAGAAGTACTACTTCGAACAGGACACGCTGACCGACCGCCTGCTCGGCCGCGAGCCGAAGAGCGTGAAAGCCGTCGATGGCATCTCCTTCGCCATCGAGGAGGGCGAGACGCTCGGACTGGTCGGCGAATCCGGCTGTGGGAAATCCACGACCGGTGAGACCCTGTTGGGTCTCCGCGACGCGACCGACGGTCGCGTCGTCTTCGACGGGCAGAACGTCTACCAGATGGACGACCTGACCGAATTCAGAAAGCGGGCACAGGTCGTCTTTCAGGACCCGTTTTCCAGCCTCGACCCGCGGATGACGGCGGGCGAAATCATCCGCGAACCGCTGGACGTTCACGGCGTCGATTCGCGGGCGGAACGGCGCGAGCGCGCCCAGGAACTGATGGAGCGCGTCGGCCTGTCTGCGGGACAGATCGACCGCTACCCGCACGAGTTCTCGGGCGGCCAGCGCCAACGTATCGGCATCGCTCGGTCGCTCGCGCTGGAACCCGAGTTCATCGTGTTGGACGAACCCGTCTCGGCGCTGGACGTCTCCGTGCAGGCGCAGGTGCTCAACCTCCTGCAGGACCTGCAGAACGAACTCGGGTTGACGTACCTGTTCATCGCCCACGACCTCTCCGTGGTTCGGCACATCTCCGACCGCGTGGCGGTGATGTACCTCGGCGAAATCGTGGAACTCGGACCGGTGGACGAGATATTCAACGACCCACAGCACCCCTACACGAAGGCCCTGCTGGAGAGCGTGCCGCGTGCGGACACCAGCGAACAGGAGCGCGACATCCACACGCTGTCTGGCGACGTGCCGTCGCCGCGAAACCCGCCGTCGGGGTGTCACTTCCGGACGCGGTGTCCGAACGTCATTCCGCCCGAGGACGTCCGAATCTCCCAGTCGGCGTATCGCGAGGTGATGGACTACCGCGAACGCCTCGAATCGGGCGACCTGACGCGCCACGGGGTTCGGGAGTTGGTCGCCGGGGCGAACGAGAACCCCGAGGAAATCGGGGACGAGGCGCTTATCGCCGAGTTGTGGGACGAACTGTTCGACCACGAACTCGACGGCGACAACCGCGAAACGGTCGCCGAATCGTTCGAGCGGTTCGTCTCCGGCGACCGCGAGGGTGCCGTTGCCGTCATGCGTGACCGCTTTGCGAGCGTCTGCGAGCGTCAGAATCCGGTGCTCCAGAACCGCGAACACCCGGCGGCCTGCCACCTCTACGATCAACCGGAACCGCCGAAGACGGAGTCGGAATCCGAACCGGGAATCGAATCGTCGGCCGATTAA
- a CDS encoding GIDE domain-containing protein, which yields MVHVSLLWRAGIGVTLLVVGLYQMNKGRNRWAQAERIADVETTRIRDLRPGGVEIKGTVQPPENGNLFESPIETTDAIVAHVTVEEEQGVDGGSSWETIHEAVLGGPITIDDGTGTIRVELPLGEGLNLQGIETKVGRGDEPPEKIRRYVANEPAVEEATRKSYGPVKAGDSRRYSEGVIEPGEDVYVLGNARRWRGNWEGPEFVIDAPTEGGDFILSDKSENDLVKEGKDGAVLPFAVGGLFVILGLVYAVLPWLSL from the coding sequence ATGGTTCACGTCTCCCTTCTCTGGCGGGCGGGAATCGGCGTGACGCTGCTCGTCGTCGGTCTCTACCAGATGAACAAAGGTCGCAATCGGTGGGCGCAAGCCGAACGAATCGCCGATGTCGAAACCACGCGAATCCGGGACCTCCGGCCCGGAGGGGTCGAGATCAAGGGAACTGTCCAACCCCCCGAGAACGGGAACCTGTTCGAATCCCCGATCGAAACAACGGATGCGATAGTCGCTCACGTCACGGTCGAGGAGGAGCAAGGCGTTGACGGCGGTTCCAGTTGGGAGACCATTCACGAGGCGGTGCTCGGCGGACCGATAACCATCGATGACGGTACCGGAACGATACGAGTCGAACTGCCCTTGGGAGAGGGGTTGAATCTACAGGGGATCGAAACGAAGGTCGGTCGTGGTGACGAACCCCCCGAGAAAATCCGACGCTACGTGGCGAACGAACCCGCAGTCGAGGAAGCCACCCGGAAGAGCTACGGCCCGGTGAAGGCCGGTGACAGCCGACGGTACTCGGAGGGGGTGATCGAACCGGGAGAAGACGTCTACGTGCTCGGCAATGCTCGAAGGTGGCGGGGAAACTGGGAAGGCCCGGAGTTCGTCATCGACGCGCCAACGGAGGGCGGCGATTTCATCCTCTCGGATAAGTCCGAGAACGATTTGGTCAAGGAGGGGAAGGACGGTGCGGTGCTCCCGTTCGCGGTCGGTGGCCTCTTCGTAATTCTTGGTCTCGTGTACGCCGTCCTCCCGTGGCTCTCTCTGTAA
- a CDS encoding AarF/ABC1/UbiB kinase family protein yields MVTLVFLRAYRRFVIVAWQFLPLLVSYARDRNRFLFFGSSRQVTSEMRRERADTLLSSLLTLGPTFIKLGQLLSSRPDVLPPEYVDELSKLQDEVPPAPWEDARNGLEAELGPVEANFAEFDTDAISGASLGQVYDARVDGERVAVKVRRPGIEDLVEADLRVIRWSLPILMRFLGQGRAFSLENLADEFGRTIREEMDYGREASMLNEIRTNFEDDPDIVIPRVIDSHSGSRVLTMEFLGGTKINRIDELDEEGLDRHELAVNLQRAYLQMIIQDGVFHADPHPGNLAVTDDGSIIFYDFGMSGHVDDFIQRKIVEFYIAVANQDIEGILDALIEMGTLSPEADRRTMGQVMELAIEDARGEDIETYRVQQIVSQVEDTIYEFPLRLPSNLALVLRVATVVEGVCVTLDPGFDFIAVATEYLTEEGYREESIKQYVSETGDQLQASAQSLVRTPPKLERALDRIDRDDLYARVSIEDDNDVFDLLAKRLIYGILLAFGGLTTAVLYVAEAFPAAAVAGLISLFVTFLLYRSFRKRRGIRTTPQFTRQNLRERDGE; encoded by the coding sequence GTGGTCACACTGGTATTTCTCCGCGCATATCGTCGGTTCGTTATCGTCGCATGGCAGTTCCTGCCGCTGTTGGTGAGCTATGCCCGCGACCGGAATCGCTTCCTGTTCTTCGGGTCGTCGCGGCAGGTGACGAGCGAGATGCGACGGGAGCGGGCGGATACGCTCCTCAGTTCGCTTTTGACCCTCGGTCCGACGTTCATCAAACTCGGGCAACTACTGTCGAGCCGTCCCGACGTTCTCCCGCCGGAGTACGTGGACGAGCTTTCGAAACTGCAAGACGAAGTCCCGCCCGCCCCGTGGGAGGACGCTCGAAACGGCCTCGAAGCGGAACTCGGTCCCGTCGAGGCCAACTTCGCGGAGTTCGACACGGACGCGATAAGCGGCGCGAGTCTCGGGCAGGTGTACGACGCGCGGGTCGACGGCGAGCGCGTCGCGGTGAAGGTCAGACGCCCCGGCATCGAGGACCTGGTCGAGGCCGACCTGCGAGTCATCCGCTGGTCGCTCCCCATCCTCATGCGATTTCTGGGGCAGGGACGGGCTTTCTCGCTCGAAAACCTCGCCGACGAGTTCGGCCGGACGATTCGGGAGGAGATGGATTACGGCCGCGAGGCGTCGATGCTGAACGAGATTCGGACGAACTTCGAGGACGACCCCGATATCGTCATCCCGCGCGTCATCGATAGCCACTCCGGTTCCCGCGTCCTCACGATGGAGTTCCTCGGCGGCACGAAGATCAACCGGATAGACGAACTTGACGAGGAGGGACTCGACCGCCACGAACTCGCCGTAAACCTCCAGCGGGCCTACCTCCAGATGATAATTCAGGACGGCGTGTTCCACGCGGACCCGCATCCCGGTAACCTCGCCGTCACGGACGATGGCAGCATCATCTTCTACGACTTCGGCATGAGCGGGCACGTGGACGACTTCATCCAGCGCAAGATCGTCGAGTTCTACATCGCGGTGGCGAATCAGGACATCGAAGGCATCCTCGACGCGCTCATCGAGATGGGAACCCTCAGCCCCGAAGCCGACCGCAGGACGATGGGACAGGTGATGGAACTCGCCATCGAGGACGCCCGCGGCGAGGACATCGAGACCTATCGCGTCCAGCAGATCGTCTCGCAGGTCGAGGACACTATCTACGAGTTCCCGCTCCGCCTGCCGTCGAACCTCGCGCTCGTGCTTCGGGTGGCGACGGTCGTGGAGGGCGTCTGTGTCACCCTCGATCCCGGTTTCGACTTCATCGCGGTGGCGACGGAGTACCTCACCGAGGAGGGGTACCGCGAGGAATCCATCAAACAGTACGTCTCGGAGACGGGCGATCAGCTACAGGCGTCGGCCCAGTCGCTCGTCCGGACGCCGCCCAAACTGGAGCGCGCGTTGGACAGAATCGACCGCGACGACCTGTACGCCCGCGTCAGCATCGAGGACGACAACGACGTGTTCGACCTGCTGGCCAAACGGCTCATCTACGGCATCCTGCTCGCGTTCGGCGGGTTGACGACGGCGGTGTTGTACGTCGCAGAGGCGTTCCCCGCCGCCGCCGTCGCCGGACTGATTTCGCTGTTCGTCACGTTCCTGCTCTATCGTTCGTTCCGCAAACGGCGCGGGATTCGAACGACCCCACAGTTCACCCGACAGAACTTGCGGGAACGGGACGGGGAGTAG
- the glp gene encoding gephyrin-like molybdotransferase Glp encodes MSDHQPDRKQSGFKETTRVAAAREQLQEVVAGHDRTESVPLLDADDRVLAEEVVAPRNVPHYSQAAMDGYAVRAEDTFGAGGRSPEALRRAEEMGPGAAVRVHTGSEVPAGADAIVMIEQTDRFGDEIEVFDAVAEGENVASVGEDVEKGQSLYEQGHRLRPSDLGMLKSVGVREVTVYEPPRVAVIPTGEELVQTDPEPGEVVETNGLTVSRFVERWGGDATYHDVVTDDETALREAIESNLDHDIVVTTGGSSVGERDLLPEVVDSIGDVIVHGVALKPGHPVALGIIGHSPIGSQNSKSSGNIVEHDTMASENSENSEDSDPDGEETPIVMLPGYPVACIINAIQFVRPALKWTGNLPLDDFPTTDARLERKIRSEPGIRSFVRVTVNEDGEERSATPTRASGSGILSSVALADGWVEVPEEREGIPAGETVAVGNWEWSA; translated from the coding sequence ATGAGCGACCACCAACCGGACAGAAAGCAGTCCGGGTTCAAGGAAACGACACGCGTGGCGGCGGCGCGTGAGCAACTACAAGAGGTCGTCGCCGGACACGACCGCACCGAATCCGTCCCGCTGCTCGACGCGGATGATCGGGTGCTCGCCGAGGAAGTCGTCGCCCCGCGAAACGTCCCCCACTACTCGCAGGCCGCGATGGACGGCTACGCCGTCAGGGCAGAGGACACCTTCGGAGCGGGCGGCCGGTCGCCCGAAGCCCTCCGAAGAGCGGAGGAAATGGGCCCCGGCGCGGCAGTTCGGGTCCACACCGGGAGCGAAGTACCGGCGGGGGCGGACGCGATAGTGATGATAGAGCAAACGGATCGATTCGGAGACGAGATCGAAGTGTTCGACGCCGTCGCGGAGGGCGAAAACGTCGCGTCCGTCGGCGAGGACGTCGAGAAAGGACAGTCACTCTACGAGCAGGGACATCGTCTGCGGCCGTCCGACCTCGGCATGCTGAAATCCGTCGGCGTGCGCGAGGTGACCGTCTACGAACCGCCGCGCGTCGCCGTGATTCCGACCGGCGAGGAACTCGTGCAAACCGATCCCGAGCCGGGTGAAGTGGTCGAAACCAACGGGCTCACGGTTTCCCGGTTCGTGGAACGGTGGGGTGGCGACGCGACGTATCACGACGTGGTGACCGACGACGAGACGGCGCTCCGCGAGGCGATCGAGTCGAACCTCGACCACGACATCGTCGTCACGACGGGTGGCTCGTCCGTGGGGGAACGGGACCTGCTTCCGGAAGTCGTCGACTCCATCGGCGACGTGATCGTCCACGGCGTCGCGCTGAAACCGGGCCACCCGGTCGCCCTCGGCATCATCGGGCATAGCCCGATTGGCAGCCAGAACTCGAAGAGTTCTGGCAATATCGTCGAACACGACACGATGGCCAGTGAAAATTCTGAGAATTCGGAGGATTCCGACCCGGATGGCGAGGAAACCCCGATCGTGATGTTGCCGGGTTATCCGGTCGCCTGCATCATCAACGCCATCCAGTTCGTCCGGCCCGCGCTGAAGTGGACGGGCAACCTGCCGCTCGATGACTTCCCGACGACGGATGCACGGCTCGAACGCAAGATTCGAAGCGAACCCGGTATCAGGTCGTTCGTTCGGGTGACGGTGAACGAGGACGGGGAAGAGCGGTCAGCCACCCCCACGCGAGCGAGCGGTTCGGGCATCCTCTCCAGCGTCGCGCTGGCGGATGGATGGGTCGAAGTACCCGAGGAGCGCGAGGGGATTCCAGCGGGAGAGACCGTCGCGGTCGGAAACTGGGAGTGGTCGGCATGA
- a CDS encoding HAD family hydrolase, producing the protein MVAREYDFWLLDLDGTLIDIDPAYVRSVFDRVSDRLGREFTDYESEIIWHGLGGSRDAQLSAWGIDPVEFWEVFHSIEDPQVRAENTFLYDDAEFVADLDCPVGLVTHCQRFLTDPVLDGLDIRDWFDTVVCCDEQLGWKPNPEPVEHAMTQLGVGTNERGVLAGDGSSDIGAAWNAGLDAVHVERHDPSRRKQCVLGDYRINSFDELWMNSRQTFENTD; encoded by the coding sequence ATGGTCGCCCGTGAGTACGATTTTTGGCTGCTCGATCTGGACGGGACGCTCATCGACATCGACCCGGCGTACGTTCGCTCGGTGTTCGACCGCGTGAGCGACCGTCTCGGACGCGAATTTACCGACTACGAATCCGAAATCATCTGGCACGGTCTCGGCGGGTCACGCGACGCACAACTCAGCGCGTGGGGTATCGACCCCGTCGAGTTCTGGGAGGTGTTCCACTCCATCGAGGACCCGCAGGTCCGCGCGGAGAACACTTTCCTTTACGACGACGCCGAATTCGTCGCCGACCTCGACTGCCCGGTCGGATTGGTAACCCACTGTCAGCGCTTTTTGACCGACCCGGTGCTCGACGGACTCGACATCCGCGACTGGTTCGACACCGTCGTCTGCTGTGACGAACAGTTGGGCTGGAAACCGAATCCCGAACCGGTCGAACACGCCATGACACAACTCGGCGTCGGCACGAACGAGCGTGGCGTCCTCGCCGGCGACGGGTCGAGCGACATCGGTGCGGCGTGGAACGCGGGATTGGACGCCGTCCACGTCGAACGCCACGACCCGTCCCGGAGAAAACAGTGTGTCCTCGGCGATTATCGGATCAACAGCTTCGACGAGCTATGGATGAACTCCCGGCAGACGTTCGAGAACACCGACTAA
- a CDS encoding aminotransferase class I/II-fold pyridoxal phosphate-dependent enzyme, whose protein sequence is MQIEPFGLERWFAEYEHEADIMLAESGIRSLDANRFDLNPGELGYVIPTNGDPEFRAEVGERYGRSADEVLFTCGTQEANFLAFLSLLDEDSHAVVVTPTYQALHAVPDSMGEVTRVSLEPPEWELDVDAVADAIREEMNVIVLNNPNNPTGRYHPQETVEALYDLAEDAGAYLLCDEVYRLLSDDPVDPVASMGEFGISTTSLTKAYGLAGLRFGWLVGAEEVVDGAWEWKDYTTISPGIIDQHVARQALGEHEEDILAENRELAASNRGRVREFVNDHGLEWYDPVGVNGFVRIPDGFEDGEAFCRGVVEEESVVLAPGNLFGFDRYFRIGFGLPADELEDGLARVESFLDRHA, encoded by the coding sequence ATGCAGATCGAACCCTTCGGCTTGGAGCGCTGGTTCGCCGAATACGAACACGAAGCCGACATCATGCTGGCCGAGAGCGGCATCCGGAGCCTCGACGCCAACCGCTTCGACCTGAACCCCGGCGAGTTGGGCTACGTCATCCCGACGAACGGCGACCCCGAGTTCCGCGCCGAGGTGGGCGAGCGCTACGGCCGGAGCGCCGACGAGGTGCTGTTCACCTGCGGAACGCAGGAGGCGAACTTTCTGGCCTTCCTGAGCCTACTAGACGAGGATAGCCACGCCGTAGTGGTCACCCCGACCTATCAGGCCCTCCACGCGGTGCCCGATTCGATGGGCGAGGTGACGAGGGTGTCGCTCGAACCGCCCGAGTGGGAACTCGACGTGGACGCCGTCGCCGACGCGATTCGAGAGGAGATGAACGTCATCGTCCTGAACAACCCGAACAACCCGACCGGGCGGTATCACCCGCAAGAGACGGTCGAAGCGCTCTACGACCTCGCGGAGGACGCTGGGGCGTACCTGCTCTGCGACGAAGTGTACCGACTGCTGTCCGACGATCCGGTTGACCCCGTGGCGAGCATGGGCGAGTTCGGCATCAGCACGACGAGTTTGACGAAGGCGTACGGACTCGCCGGACTTCGGTTCGGGTGGCTCGTCGGGGCGGAGGAAGTCGTGGACGGCGCGTGGGAGTGGAAGGATTACACGACAATCTCGCCGGGTATCATCGACCAGCACGTCGCCCGGCAGGCGCTCGGCGAGCACGAGGAGGACATTCTGGCCGAGAACCGCGAACTCGCGGCGAGCAACCGCGGCCGCGTGCGGGAGTTCGTGAACGACCACGGCCTGGAGTGGTACGACCCGGTGGGTGTGAACGGTTTCGTCCGGATTCCGGACGGCTTCGAGGACGGCGAGGCGTTCTGTCGCGGCGTGGTCGAGGAGGAGAGCGTCGTCCTCGCGCCGGGGAACCTGTTCGGATTCGACCGCTACTTCCGCATCGGGTTCGGCCTGCCCGCCGACGAGTTGGAGGATGGACTGGCGCGCGTCGAGTCGTTCCTCGACCGACACGCGTAA